One region of Pseudomonas sp. B21-040 genomic DNA includes:
- a CDS encoding DUF6124 family protein — protein MIKEPPNPPETDDVSPYESIDSKKINEAAERALNHYLNPAALKSPTTRKPSTMFVLAPDIKDEDLLAHTCESLAQANVMAGDFAAYLEGPHRNTAMAIQQIVMLAELAANRMLDNLEIPKAAPHR, from the coding sequence ATGATCAAAGAACCCCCAAATCCCCCGGAAACCGACGACGTTTCCCCCTACGAATCCATCGACTCCAAAAAAATCAACGAAGCCGCCGAACGCGCGCTGAATCACTACCTCAATCCCGCCGCCCTCAAATCACCGACCACGCGCAAACCCAGCACGATGTTCGTGCTGGCACCCGATATCAAAGACGAAGACTTGCTGGCCCACACTTGTGAATCGTTGGCCCAGGCCAACGTGATGGCCGGCGATTTTGCCGCCTACCTGGAAGGCCCGCACCGCAACACCGCCATGGCCATTCAGCAAATCGTCATGCTGGCGGAGCTGGCAGCGAACCGGATGCTCGATAACCTCGAAATCCCCAAAGCCGCGCCACACCGCTGA
- a CDS encoding pyridoxamine 5'-phosphate oxidase family protein, producing MEHSPWHAGEKQLQAHVGVAERMEAFGRRVIRSQMPDQHRTFYQQLPFMLYGAVDAEGNPWASILEGPPGFAHSPDPALLQFDRLPGADDPAQLQDGAAIGLLGIELHTRRRNRLNGRVGAVTASGFGVTVEQSFGNCPQYIQLRQFRSVPLADPSSRVAQHLNELDDAARTMIVDADTFFVASYVDVDGQRSVDVSHRGGQAGFVQVDGNRLTIPDFAGNLHFNTLGNLLINPRAGLLFIDFNTGDLLHLSGRTDIILDGPQIDAFQGAERLWTFEVEHVVRRPAALALRWRFDGVSPTSLLTGTWAQANARLQAQALGDRWRPLQVVRIEAESQNIRSIYLQAADGAGLPVFQAGQHLPLRFNIGGEVHIRTYSLSSAPSDDFFRISVKRDGLVSSHLHDQIKVGDVLEARAPQGHFTVAPHERRPLVLLAAGVGITPLLSMVREVVYQGLRTRSIRPTWFFQSSRTLADQPFRPELNRLLDGLGDSVRMLRLLSQPEPDAREGEDFDLTGRIDADLLTSIVEVEDYDQLDFVLCGPGSFTQAMYDSLREMDIRDSRIHAETFGPSTLRRIPDPDAVVIEQPPVATTSVPVVFERSAKEARWKPDSGSLLELAESRGLRPEFSCRGGSCGTCKTRLISGEVTYPQVPAEIPDAGEVLICCAVPAQGSQPVVLDL from the coding sequence ATGGAACATTCACCTTGGCACGCCGGCGAAAAACAGTTGCAGGCTCATGTTGGGGTTGCCGAGCGAATGGAGGCGTTCGGTCGGCGGGTGATTCGCAGTCAAATGCCGGATCAGCACCGCACGTTCTATCAGCAACTGCCGTTCATGCTGTACGGCGCCGTCGATGCCGAGGGCAATCCCTGGGCGAGCATTCTTGAAGGGCCTCCAGGCTTTGCACATTCCCCCGACCCCGCACTGTTGCAGTTCGACCGTTTGCCGGGCGCCGATGACCCTGCTCAATTGCAAGACGGTGCCGCCATCGGGCTGCTCGGTATCGAGTTGCACACCCGGCGTCGCAACCGCCTCAATGGTCGAGTGGGCGCTGTAACGGCCAGCGGATTCGGGGTGACGGTGGAACAATCCTTCGGCAACTGCCCGCAGTACATTCAGTTGCGCCAGTTTCGCTCGGTGCCATTGGCGGATCCCTCAAGCCGCGTTGCGCAGCACTTGAATGAGCTGGATGACGCGGCCAGAACCATGATCGTCGACGCGGACACGTTCTTTGTCGCCAGCTACGTGGACGTCGATGGCCAGCGCTCGGTGGATGTTTCTCACCGGGGCGGGCAGGCCGGTTTCGTACAGGTAGACGGTAATCGCCTGACCATCCCGGACTTCGCCGGCAACCTGCATTTCAATACGCTGGGCAATCTGCTGATCAATCCTCGCGCCGGTCTGTTGTTCATCGATTTCAATACAGGCGACCTGCTGCACCTCAGCGGGCGCACCGACATCATCCTCGACGGACCGCAGATCGATGCCTTCCAAGGTGCCGAGCGACTATGGACCTTCGAAGTCGAACACGTAGTACGTCGGCCTGCAGCGCTGGCCTTGCGCTGGCGCTTTGACGGCGTGTCGCCCACCAGTCTGCTGACCGGCACCTGGGCGCAGGCCAACGCGCGTTTGCAAGCCCAGGCCTTGGGGGATCGCTGGCGCCCACTGCAGGTGGTGCGTATCGAGGCGGAAAGCCAAAACATCCGCTCGATCTACCTGCAGGCCGCCGATGGCGCCGGGTTGCCGGTGTTCCAAGCCGGGCAGCATTTGCCGCTGCGGTTCAACATCGGCGGTGAGGTACATATCCGCACGTATAGCTTGTCGAGTGCGCCGTCGGATGATTTTTTCCGCATCAGTGTGAAACGTGACGGGTTGGTGTCATCACACCTGCATGATCAGATTAAGGTCGGCGATGTACTGGAAGCCCGCGCGCCCCAGGGGCATTTCACCGTGGCGCCGCATGAGCGGCGGCCGCTGGTGTTGCTGGCCGCTGGCGTGGGCATTACGCCGTTGCTGTCGATGGTGCGCGAGGTGGTTTATCAAGGCCTGCGTACGCGAAGCATTCGCCCGACGTGGTTCTTCCAAAGCTCGCGGACCTTGGCCGATCAACCGTTTCGCCCGGAGCTGAACCGTTTGCTCGACGGCCTCGGCGACTCGGTGCGAATGCTGCGTCTGCTCAGTCAGCCAGAGCCCGATGCCCGCGAGGGTGAAGATTTCGACCTGACCGGGCGAATCGATGCCGATTTGCTCACGAGCATCGTTGAGGTGGAAGACTACGATCAGCTGGATTTTGTCCTCTGCGGCCCGGGCAGTTTTACCCAGGCGATGTACGACAGCCTGCGGGAAATGGACATTCGTGATTCAAGGATTCACGCCGAAACCTTTGGCCCGTCGACACTGCGCCGGATACCCGACCCGGATGCCGTGGTCATCGAACAACCTCCGGTCGCCACCACATCAGTGCCGGTGGTATTCGAGCGCTCGGCCAAAGAGGCGCGCTGGAAACCCGACAGCGGCAGCCTGCTGGAATTGGCGGAAAGCCGTGGATTGCGTCCGGAGTTCAGTTGCCGCGGCGGCTCCTGTGGGACCTGCAAAACCCGCCTGATCAGCGGTGAGGTAACTTATCCACAGGTGCCGGCAGAAATCCCCGATGCGGGAGAAGTGCTGATTTGTTGTGCGGTGCCGGCGCAGGGTTCGCAGCCGGTGGTGCTGGACCTTTAA
- the gmd gene encoding GDP-mannose 4,6-dehydratase has protein sequence MTKSALITGITGQDGAYLAKLLLDKGYKVHGLVARRSSDSRWRLREMGIEGDIVYLDGDMADACSVQRAVIKSAPDEIYNLAAQSFVAASWDQPVTTGIVDGLGVTHLLEAIRQFSPHTRFYQASTSEMFGLIQAEQQDENTPFYPRSPYGVAKLYGHWITVNYRESFNLHASSGILFNHESPLRGIEFVTRKVTDAAARIKQGKQQELRLGNIDAKRDWGFAGDYVEAMWLMLQQDKPDDFVVATGITTTVREMCRIAFEHVDLNYRDFVKIDPAFFRPAEVEVLLGNPAKAQRVLGWKPKTDLDTLIRMMMDADMKRVAKE, from the coding sequence ATGACTAAAAGTGCACTGATCACAGGGATCACCGGCCAGGACGGCGCTTATCTGGCCAAACTGCTGCTCGACAAGGGTTATAAAGTCCACGGCCTGGTCGCGCGGCGCAGCAGCGATTCGCGCTGGCGCCTGCGTGAGATGGGGATCGAGGGCGACATCGTTTACCTGGACGGCGACATGGCCGACGCCTGCTCAGTGCAACGCGCGGTCATCAAGTCCGCCCCGGACGAAATCTACAACCTGGCCGCGCAAAGCTTCGTCGCTGCCTCCTGGGACCAACCGGTCACCACCGGCATCGTCGACGGTCTGGGCGTGACGCACCTGCTCGAAGCCATTCGTCAATTCAGTCCGCACACGCGTTTTTATCAAGCGTCCACCAGCGAAATGTTTGGCCTGATCCAGGCCGAGCAGCAGGACGAAAACACTCCGTTCTACCCGCGCAGCCCGTACGGCGTGGCCAAGCTGTACGGCCACTGGATCACCGTGAACTACCGCGAAAGCTTCAACCTGCATGCCAGCAGCGGGATCCTGTTCAACCACGAATCCCCCCTGCGCGGCATCGAGTTCGTGACCCGCAAAGTCACCGACGCCGCCGCCCGCATCAAGCAGGGCAAACAGCAGGAACTGCGCTTGGGCAACATCGACGCCAAACGCGATTGGGGTTTTGCCGGCGACTACGTCGAAGCCATGTGGCTGATGCTGCAGCAAGACAAACCCGATGATTTCGTGGTCGCCACCGGCATCACCACCACGGTGCGCGAAATGTGCCGGATCGCCTTCGAGCACGTTGACCTGAACTACCGCGACTTTGTGAAAATCGACCCGGCATTCTTCCGCCCGGCCGAAGTGGAGGTGCTGTTGGGCAACCCGGCCAAAGCTCAGCGCGTATTGGGCTGGAAGCCAAAAACCGATCTGGATACCTTGATCCGCATGATGATGGATGCGGACATGAAACGCGTTGCCAAGGAGTAG
- a CDS encoding ABC transporter ATP-binding protein, whose translation MGHIRVTGLGKAFKQYPNRWSRLAEWLIPFSPIRHRQHWVLQDVTFEIAPGQSVGIVGVNGAGKSTLLKMITGTTQPTSGSIELEGRVAALLELGMGFHADFTGRQNAVMAGQLLGMQVEEIEALMPEIEHFAEIGEAIDHPVRTYSSGMQMRLAFSVATARRPDILIVDEALSVGDAYFQHKSFDRIRSFRKAGTTLLIVSHDRSAIQSICDSAILLEKGRMAMHGTPEAVMDYYNALLAEREGQTVRQEMLSGGQVSTISGTGEAGISRVRLLDEHGRSIDAAEVGQPVVLEVDVEIRQDIERLVLGFMIKDRLGQAMYGINTHRQDQALNDLKAGERVTYRFSFIMGLGKGNYSVALSLSRLDSHLDRNFEWRDYGLVFHVINNRHEDFVGCSWLGAKTTITRSVALLMSENTP comes from the coding sequence ATGGGGCACATACGCGTCACGGGCCTGGGCAAGGCCTTCAAGCAATACCCCAATCGCTGGAGCCGGCTGGCCGAGTGGCTGATTCCGTTTTCGCCGATCCGTCATCGCCAGCACTGGGTGCTGCAAGACGTGACCTTCGAGATTGCTCCCGGCCAATCGGTGGGCATCGTCGGGGTCAACGGCGCGGGCAAAAGCACCTTACTGAAAATGATCACCGGCACCACCCAACCTACGAGTGGCAGCATCGAGCTCGAAGGTCGCGTCGCCGCCCTGCTGGAACTGGGCATGGGCTTTCACGCAGACTTCACCGGCCGGCAGAATGCGGTCATGGCCGGGCAATTGCTCGGCATGCAGGTCGAGGAAATCGAAGCCTTGATGCCTGAAATCGAACACTTCGCGGAAATCGGCGAAGCCATCGACCACCCGGTGCGCACCTATTCCAGCGGCATGCAAATGCGCCTGGCATTCAGCGTGGCCACCGCTCGGCGCCCGGACATTCTGATCGTCGATGAGGCGCTGTCGGTGGGTGACGCCTATTTCCAGCACAAGAGTTTCGACCGCATCCGCAGCTTTCGCAAAGCTGGCACCACGCTGTTGATCGTGTCCCACGACCGCTCGGCGATTCAGTCGATCTGCGACTCGGCGATCCTCCTGGAAAAGGGCCGCATGGCCATGCACGGCACGCCCGAAGCCGTCATGGATTACTACAACGCCCTGCTCGCCGAGCGTGAAGGCCAGACAGTACGTCAGGAAATGCTCTCTGGCGGCCAGGTCAGTACCATTTCAGGAACTGGCGAAGCCGGGATTTCGAGGGTTCGCCTGCTGGACGAACACGGCCGTTCCATCGATGCGGCCGAAGTCGGCCAGCCGGTGGTGCTGGAGGTGGACGTCGAAATCCGTCAGGACATCGAACGGCTGGTACTGGGCTTCATGATCAAGGATCGCCTGGGCCAGGCCATGTACGGGATCAACACCCATCGTCAGGATCAGGCGCTCAATGACCTGAAGGCCGGGGAGCGTGTGACTTATCGTTTTTCCTTCATCATGGGCCTGGGCAAGGGCAACTACTCGGTAGCCCTGAGCCTGTCCCGGCTGGATTCGCACCTGGACCGCAATTTCGAATGGCGGGACTACGGACTGGTGTTCCACGTGATCAATAACCGCCACGAAGACTTCGTTGGCTGCTCGTGGTTGGGGGCGAAAACGACCATCACCCGGTCCGTCGCGTTGCTGATGTCGGAAAACACACCATGA
- a CDS encoding ABC transporter permease, with protein MLLSLYRSLWGYRGFILGSVKREFQARYRNSLFGALWTVLNPLSMIIVYTVIFSHIMRARLPGVDDGLAYSVYLCAGLLTWGLFAEITVRSQNMFLDNANLLKKISFPRICLPVIVLFNAGINFAIIIGLFLGFLLITGRLPGMALLALIPLLALQVMFCAGLGMILGVLNVFFRDVGQFFAICLQFWFWLTPIVYPMSILPEWVQRLLQLNPLTNLMTSYQNLFLYGQWPVWSSLLPIMVASVAFFVIGLRLFRQRVGEMVDEL; from the coding sequence ATGCTCCTTTCTTTGTACCGCTCGCTGTGGGGCTATCGAGGGTTCATCCTCGGTAGCGTCAAGCGAGAGTTCCAGGCGCGTTATCGCAATTCGCTGTTCGGTGCCTTGTGGACCGTGCTTAACCCGCTGTCGATGATCATCGTCTACACCGTGATCTTCTCCCACATCATGCGCGCCCGTTTGCCCGGGGTGGATGACGGCCTGGCTTACAGCGTCTACCTCTGCGCCGGGTTGCTGACGTGGGGTTTGTTCGCAGAAATCACTGTGCGCAGTCAGAACATGTTTCTGGACAACGCCAACCTGCTGAAGAAAATCAGCTTCCCGCGGATTTGCCTGCCGGTCATCGTGCTGTTCAACGCCGGCATCAACTTCGCGATCATCATCGGGCTGTTCCTCGGCTTTCTGTTGATCACCGGGCGACTGCCGGGCATGGCGCTGCTGGCGCTCATTCCCCTGCTGGCGTTGCAAGTGATGTTTTGTGCCGGGTTGGGGATGATTCTTGGCGTTTTGAATGTGTTCTTTCGTGATGTCGGGCAATTTTTCGCCATTTGCCTGCAATTCTGGTTCTGGCTGACACCGATTGTGTACCCGATGAGCATCCTGCCCGAATGGGTGCAGCGCCTGCTGCAACTCAACCCTCTGACCAACCTGATGACCAGCTACCAGAACCTGTTTCTTTACGGCCAATGGCCCGTCTGGAGTTCGCTGCTGCCGATCATGGTCGCCAGCGTCGCGTTCTTCGTCATCGGGCTGCGCCTGTTTCGGCAGCGGGTCGGCGAAATGGTGGATGAACTCTGA
- a CDS encoding glycosyltransferase family 1 protein, producing the protein MQIALNARILQAPRTGIGHYVAELANALASEPDVELALFHGWGWSSVLPEAAMPGYSRLTPLLRQIPGAYQARRWLEQKRFDQGRAQEIDLYHEPSLWPLSFDGPTVITLHDLTHLHYPDTQPPARLREIERRLADGVRQASLILTDSQYIADEAQAHFGLPAQRFVVAPLGVAARFHPRAPEDIDTVLKAHGVEAREYFLCVGTLEPRKNLTLALRAHARLPELVRQRFPLLIVGMAGWQREQFSEELHQSLACGHVCLLGYLPDEHVAQLLAGARALIFPSLYEGFGLPVLEAMACGTPVILTRRSAMPEVAETAGNYIEPDDPDGLRDAMSRLIDDQAHWQACSDAGLRQARLFTWKRCAHVTASAYRQAMGG; encoded by the coding sequence ATGCAAATTGCCCTTAATGCCCGAATTCTTCAGGCACCGCGTACCGGTATCGGCCACTACGTCGCCGAACTGGCAAACGCCCTTGCGAGTGAGCCGGATGTTGAACTGGCGTTGTTTCATGGCTGGGGTTGGAGCTCGGTGCTGCCTGAGGCGGCCATGCCCGGTTATTCCCGACTGACGCCGCTTCTGCGCCAGATTCCAGGGGCCTATCAGGCTCGGCGCTGGCTGGAGCAGAAACGCTTCGATCAAGGTCGCGCGCAAGAAATCGACCTCTACCACGAACCGAGTTTGTGGCCACTGTCGTTCGACGGGCCGACGGTCATCACCCTGCATGACCTGACGCACCTGCACTACCCCGACACGCAGCCACCCGCGCGTTTGCGGGAAATCGAACGGCGACTGGCCGACGGTGTGCGCCAGGCGAGTCTGATTCTGACCGATTCGCAGTACATTGCTGACGAAGCCCAGGCACATTTCGGGTTACCGGCCCAGCGATTTGTCGTCGCCCCACTCGGTGTAGCTGCACGCTTTCACCCCCGGGCCCCCGAAGACATCGACACCGTACTCAAGGCCCATGGCGTCGAGGCGCGGGAATACTTCCTCTGTGTAGGCACCCTGGAGCCGCGCAAGAACCTGACCCTGGCCCTGCGCGCCCACGCCCGACTACCCGAATTGGTGCGTCAGCGTTTTCCGCTGCTGATCGTCGGCATGGCCGGCTGGCAGCGCGAGCAGTTCAGCGAAGAACTGCATCAGTCCCTGGCCTGCGGGCATGTCTGTTTGCTGGGCTATCTGCCTGACGAGCATGTCGCGCAGCTGTTGGCCGGCGCTCGGGCGTTGATTTTTCCGTCGCTTTACGAAGGTTTTGGCCTGCCGGTACTGGAGGCCATGGCCTGCGGCACGCCGGTCATTCTGACGCGACGTTCGGCCATGCCCGAAGTGGCAGAAACCGCGGGCAACTATATTGAGCCTGATGATCCCGACGGCTTGCGCGATGCAATGAGCCGTCTGATCGACGATCAAGCGCATTGGCAAGCATGCTCGGACGCCGGATTGCGACAAGCGAGGCTTTTTACCTGGAAACGCTGCGCGCACGTCACGGCCAGCGCCTACCGCCAGGCTATGGGAGGTTGA
- a CDS encoding glycosyltransferase family 4 protein, translating into MRVLHFFKTYLPDSVGGIEQVIFQLCESGAQHGVEGKVLTLSADPTTPVVQLGYHEVHRAKLDIQFASTGFSWSVFKQFRELAAEADVVNYHFPWPFMDLVHFASGLNKPSVVTYHSDIIRQKHLLKLYRPLMNRFLNSADRIVAASPNYLHTSDVLQQFQDKTRVIPYGLNKAGYPQPDSRRMDHWRQKLGDKFFLFVGVMRYYKGLHILLDALKDLDYPTVIVGAGPLETELHAQAAALGLRNIHFLGRLGDEDKVALLQLSYAIVFPSHLRSEAFGISLLEGAMYGKPMISSEIGTGTSYINIHNETGLVVPPSHPQAFREAMRTLWENPTRAAEMGVKAEARYRQLFTADEMGRKWTELYEELLEEKSLSYA; encoded by the coding sequence ATGCGAGTTCTGCATTTTTTCAAGACATACCTGCCTGACTCGGTCGGCGGGATCGAACAAGTGATATTCCAGTTGTGCGAAAGCGGTGCCCAGCACGGCGTTGAAGGCAAGGTGCTGACACTCAGTGCCGATCCGACAACGCCTGTGGTGCAGCTCGGTTATCACGAGGTTCATCGGGCGAAGCTCGACATTCAGTTCGCCTCCACAGGATTTTCCTGGAGCGTCTTCAAACAGTTTCGCGAGTTGGCGGCCGAGGCCGACGTGGTCAATTACCACTTCCCATGGCCGTTCATGGACCTGGTGCATTTCGCCAGCGGCCTGAACAAACCGAGCGTGGTGACGTACCACTCGGACATCATTCGCCAGAAACACCTGCTCAAACTTTACCGCCCCTTGATGAACCGCTTCCTGAACAGCGCTGACCGGATCGTCGCGGCGTCGCCTAACTACTTGCACACCAGCGATGTATTGCAACAGTTTCAGGACAAGACCCGCGTGATCCCCTATGGCCTGAACAAGGCAGGTTACCCACAGCCTGACAGCCGTCGAATGGACCATTGGCGGCAAAAGCTTGGGGATAAGTTTTTTCTGTTTGTGGGGGTGATGCGCTACTACAAAGGTTTGCACATCCTGCTCGACGCCTTGAAGGACCTGGATTACCCGACGGTGATTGTCGGCGCCGGCCCACTGGAAACAGAACTTCACGCCCAGGCCGCCGCGCTGGGTTTGCGCAATATTCATTTTCTTGGACGTCTGGGCGACGAAGACAAAGTGGCGCTGCTGCAACTGAGCTACGCCATCGTGTTCCCGTCCCACCTGCGTTCTGAAGCGTTCGGCATCTCGCTGCTCGAAGGCGCGATGTATGGCAAACCGATGATCTCCAGCGAGATCGGCACTGGCACCAGCTACATCAACATTCACAACGAAACCGGGCTGGTGGTCCCGCCAAGTCATCCACAGGCATTCCGCGAGGCGATGCGCACGCTGTGGGAAAACCCGACGCGTGCAGCAGAAATGGGCGTGAAGGCTGAGGCGCGTTATCGGCAGCTGTTCACCGCGGACGAAATGGGCCGCAAGTGGACCGAATTGTACGAAGAGCTGCTGGAAGAAAAGTCCCTGTCCTACGCCTGA
- a CDS encoding glycosyltransferase family 1 protein, with protein sequence MTRLLVECTHVFQHPKVNSGIQRVVRNVINQLPESVDGVECIPVVMLKGKLYRVLKLGALNIPLFDALMVLGGRLERLAHRFWQLHQRLHNGSHSRLIKRLLYVAYRVTAITCFSFPLRVIEGINQYQLPKRCTPLPHQPGDQLVLLDSSWHTDFFPFAEQLKREGVGIVSVIYDLIPVTHPQFYDARLVQVFNEWFDWISKTADGYVAISATVRDQVREELQRRLGPAKASELWFDYFHLGSELDLSEATAAVEPRLTRIFKTPEPVFLMVSTIEPRKNHDYLLDAFELAWAVGSKARLCIAGRIGWKCDALLARVRNHPQLNQRLFMFNDLSDTSLEHAYSNASALVFPSWVEGFGLPLVEAMQRGLPAMGSDIPIFREIGGEFMAYFDLAEPQTLADLVARFESSSQFPAARDVADWHWIGWREASAQLAEHTLRNLIDVPLVQERQHANCP encoded by the coding sequence ATGACGCGCCTACTGGTTGAATGTACCCATGTCTTCCAACACCCCAAGGTCAATTCAGGCATCCAACGGGTGGTGCGCAACGTCATCAATCAGCTACCGGAATCGGTCGACGGCGTTGAATGCATTCCGGTTGTAATGCTCAAAGGCAAACTCTACCGAGTGCTCAAGCTCGGCGCGCTGAACATCCCGCTTTTCGATGCGTTAATGGTCTTGGGTGGAAGGCTTGAGCGCTTGGCTCACCGTTTCTGGCAACTGCATCAACGCTTGCACAACGGCAGCCACTCGCGGCTGATCAAGCGTTTGCTGTACGTGGCCTACCGGGTGACAGCGATCACCTGTTTCAGCTTTCCGCTGCGTGTGATCGAAGGCATCAACCAATATCAACTGCCCAAGCGTTGCACCCCGCTGCCGCACCAGCCTGGGGATCAACTGGTGCTGCTGGATTCGTCCTGGCACACCGACTTTTTCCCGTTTGCCGAACAGCTCAAACGTGAAGGCGTGGGCATCGTTTCGGTGATTTACGACCTGATTCCCGTGACGCATCCGCAGTTTTACGACGCGCGGCTGGTGCAGGTGTTCAACGAGTGGTTCGACTGGATCAGCAAAACCGCCGACGGTTATGTGGCCATTTCCGCCACGGTGCGCGATCAGGTGCGAGAGGAATTGCAGCGCCGCCTGGGCCCTGCCAAGGCCAGTGAATTGTGGTTCGACTATTTCCACCTCGGCTCCGAGCTGGACCTGAGCGAAGCCACGGCTGCCGTCGAGCCGCGCCTGACGCGTATTTTCAAAACGCCGGAACCGGTGTTTCTGATGGTCAGCACCATCGAACCGCGCAAAAACCACGATTACCTGCTGGACGCTTTCGAACTGGCATGGGCGGTGGGTTCAAAAGCACGGCTGTGCATTGCCGGGCGAATTGGCTGGAAATGCGACGCCCTGCTCGCCCGGGTACGCAACCATCCGCAACTTAATCAACGCCTGTTCATGTTCAATGACCTGAGCGACACCAGCCTCGAACATGCGTACTCCAACGCCAGCGCCCTGGTGTTTCCATCCTGGGTCGAAGGTTTCGGTTTGCCATTGGTGGAAGCCATGCAGCGCGGACTGCCGGCCATGGGCAGCGATATTCCGATCTTCCGCGAAATTGGTGGTGAGTTCATGGCGTATTTCGACCTGGCCGAGCCGCAAACACTGGCTGATCTGGTCGCACGCTTCGAAAGCAGCAGCCAGTTCCCGGCTGCCCGCGACGTGGCGGATTGGCACTGGATCGGCTGGCGTGAAGCCAGCGCGCAATTGGCCGAACACACCCTGCGCAATCTTATTGACGTGCCGCTCGTGCAAGAGAGGCAACATGCAAATTGCCCTTAA
- a CDS encoding mannose-1-phosphate guanylyltransferase/mannose-6-phosphate isomerase, translating into MLIPVILSGGAGTRLWPVSREGHPKPFMTLPDGQSLLGKTYRRAAGLLDGRGDIVTVTNRDYYFQSRDHYQDAQLSRHRGHFMLEPTGRNTAPAIAAAALSLQVLHGDQAIMVVMPADHLIVNETAFQSAVEHAVALAKDGFLVTFGVVPTAPETGFGYIETGAALDGKGAAKVQRFVEKPDLQTATHYLESGNFLWNSGMFCFSVGSVLAQLQLHAPELLAQTQSCMTASRPVETVGYLQQELCPTLFAEITDISIDYALMERSDKVVVVPAGFDWSDIGSWGAVAALVPADAQNNRASGDAVFVDSHNNFVQSEDRLVAAVGVDNLIIIDTADAVLVAHADRAQDVRRVAKQLKDKKHEAYRLHRTVSRPWGTYTVLEEGPRFKIKRIVVKPGGKLSLQMHHHRNEHWVVVEGMAKVTNNGTDTHLVAKNESTFIAAGHKHRLENPGVIDLVIIEVQSGEYLGEDDIVRFEDQYGRTV; encoded by the coding sequence ATGCTGATTCCTGTGATCCTCTCCGGCGGTGCCGGAACCCGTTTGTGGCCGGTGTCCCGCGAGGGCCATCCCAAGCCGTTCATGACCTTGCCCGACGGGCAGTCGTTGCTGGGTAAAACCTACCGGCGTGCAGCAGGCTTGCTCGATGGCCGGGGCGACATCGTCACGGTGACCAACCGCGACTATTACTTCCAGAGCAGGGATCACTATCAGGACGCGCAGCTAAGTCGTCATCGCGGCCACTTCATGCTCGAACCGACAGGTCGCAACACCGCCCCGGCGATCGCGGCGGCCGCACTTTCCCTGCAAGTGCTGCACGGCGACCAGGCCATTATGGTGGTGATGCCCGCCGACCATTTGATCGTCAATGAAACCGCCTTCCAGAGCGCCGTCGAACACGCGGTGGCGCTGGCCAAGGATGGTTTCCTGGTGACGTTCGGCGTGGTGCCGACGGCGCCAGAAACCGGTTTCGGCTACATCGAAACGGGCGCGGCGCTGGACGGCAAAGGCGCCGCCAAGGTGCAACGCTTCGTCGAAAAGCCTGACCTGCAAACCGCGACTCATTACCTGGAAAGCGGCAACTTCCTGTGGAATTCCGGGATGTTCTGCTTCTCGGTCGGGAGTGTGCTGGCGCAATTGCAGCTTCACGCCCCCGAGTTACTGGCGCAGACACAGTCCTGCATGACAGCGAGTCGCCCGGTAGAAACAGTCGGGTATCTGCAACAGGAACTGTGCCCGACGCTGTTCGCCGAAATTACCGACATCTCCATCGATTACGCCTTGATGGAGCGCTCCGACAAAGTGGTCGTGGTGCCCGCCGGATTCGACTGGAGTGACATCGGCTCCTGGGGCGCAGTGGCGGCATTGGTACCGGCGGATGCGCAAAACAACCGCGCCAGCGGCGATGCAGTGTTCGTCGACAGCCACAACAACTTTGTCCAGAGCGAAGATCGGCTAGTGGCTGCCGTGGGTGTGGATAATTTGATCATTATCGACACCGCCGACGCCGTCTTGGTGGCCCATGCCGATCGCGCCCAGGACGTGCGCCGGGTGGCCAAGCAGCTCAAGGACAAAAAACACGAAGCCTATCGCCTGCATCGAACGGTCAGCCGCCCCTGGGGCACCTACACCGTGCTCGAAGAAGGCCCGCGCTTCAAAATCAAACGCATCGTGGTCAAACCCGGTGGCAAGTTGTCACTACAGATGCACCACCATCGCAATGAACATTGGGTGGTGGTCGAAGGCATGGCCAAGGTCACCAACAACGGCACCGACACACATCTGGTGGCCAAGAACGAGTCGACGTTCATTGCCGCCGGTCACAAGCATCGCCTGGAAAACCCCGGCGTGATCGACTTGGTGATCATCGAAGTGCAAAGCGGCGAGTACCTGGGAGAGGACGATATCGTTCGCTTCGAAGATCAATACGGCAGGACGGTTTGA